In Miscanthus floridulus cultivar M001 chromosome 5, ASM1932011v1, whole genome shotgun sequence, one genomic interval encodes:
- the LOC136450424 gene encoding protein farnesyltransferase subunit beta-like — MPQHRIRSRNRRPQLSRAQPSGGAAPPTPPQAAASMDPSPQSAPPTGDDPAAAADSELPRLTVTQVEQMKVEARVGDIYRALFGAAPNTKSIMLELWRDQHIEYLTRGLRHLGPAFHVLDANRPWLCYWMVHPLALLDEALDDDLENDIIDFLARCQDKDGGYSGGPGQLPHLATTYAAVNTLVTIGSERALSSINRDNLYKFMFRMKDVSGAFRMHDGGEIDVRASYTAISVASLVNILDVELAKGVGDFIASCQTYEGGIAGEPYAEAHGGYTFCGLAALILLNEAEKVDLPSLIGWVAFRQGVECGFQGRTNKLVDGCYSFWQGAAIALTQKLITIVDKQLKSSYSCKRPSGEDACSTSSYGCTAKKFSSAVDYAKFGFDFIQQSNQIGPLFHNIALQQYILLCSQVLEGGLRDKPGKNRDHYHSCYCLSGLSVSQYSAMTDADSCPLPQHVLGPYSNLLEPIHPLYNVVLDKYHTAYEFFSKE, encoded by the exons ATGCCGCAGCACAGAATCCGCAGCCGAAACCGCAGGCCGCAGCTCTCGAGAGCGCAGCCAAGCGGCGGCGCCGCGCCTCCGACTCCGCCCCAGGCAGCTGCGTCCATGGATCCCTCCCCGCAGTCGGCGCCTCCCACCGGGGACGacccggcagcggcggcggactCCGAGCTCCCGAGGCTCACGGTGACGCAGGTGGAGCAGATGAAGGTGGAGGCCAGGGTTGGCGACATCTACCGCGCCCTCTTCGGGGCCGCGCCCAACACGAAATCCATCAT GCTAGAGCTGTGGCGTGATCAACATATCGAGTATCTGACGCGTGGGCTGAGGCATCTTGGGCCAGCCTTTCATGTTCTAGATGCCAA TCGCCCTTGGCTGTGCTACTGGATGGTTCATCCACTTGCTTTGCTGGATGAAGCACTTGATGATGATCTTGAGAATGATATCATAGACTTCTTAGCTCGATGTCAGGATAAAGATGGTGGATATAGTGGTGGACCTGGACAG TTGCCTCACCTAGCTACGACTTATGCTGCcgtaaatacacttgtgacaatagGGAGTGAAAGAGCACTGTCATCAATCAATAG GGACAACCTGTACAAGTTTATGTTTCGGATGAAAGATGTATCAGGTGCTTTCAG AATGCATGATGGTGGTGAAATTGATGTCCGTGCTTCCTACACCGCTATATCG GTTGCCAGCCTTGTGAATATTCTTGATGTTGAACTGGCAAAAGGCGTTGGTGACTTCATAGCAAG TTGTCAAACTTATGAAGGTGGTATTGCTGGGGAGCCTTATGCTGAAGCACATGGTGG GTATACGTTCTGTGGATTGGCTGCTTTGATCCTGCTTAATGAGGCAGAGAAAGTTGACTTGCCTAGCTTGATC GGTTGGGTGGCTTTTCGTCAAGGAGTGGAATGCGGATTTCAAGGACGAACTAATAAATTGGTTGACGGTTGCTACTCCTTTTGGCAG GGAGCTGCCATTGCTTTAACACAAAAGTTAATTACGATTGTTGATAAGCAATTGAAGTCCTCGTATTCCTGCAAAAGGCCATCAGGAGAGGATGCCTGCAGCACCAGTTCATATGGGTGCACTGCGAAAAAGTTTTCCTCCG CTGTGGATTATGCAAAGTTTGGATTTGATTTTATACAACAGAGCAACCAAATTGGCCCACTCTTCCATAACATTGCCCTGCAACAATACATCCTACTTTGTTCTCAG GTACTAGAGGGAGGCTTGAGGGATAAGCCTGGAAAGAACAGAGATCACTATCATTCATGCTACTGCCTCAGTGGTCTCTCAGTTAGCCAGTACAGTGCCATGACTGATGCAGATTCGTGCCCATTACCTCAGCATGTGCTTGGACCGTACTCTAATTTGCTGGAGCCAATCCATCCACTCTACAATGTTGTCCTGGATAAATACCATACAGCCTATGAGTTCTTTTCAAAAGAGTAA
- the LOC136450423 gene encoding pentatricopeptide repeat-containing protein At4g32450, mitochondrial-like, protein MPHQTHDGTAATHSTATRRTADLRQRFCLAAGASRRLAFARVLATKRKGRRRYRGRGWEMAAMVGARRSLLAARLSPRGAIAASAAPAPLYRRVDSPPRLPAESVCLQSWVPHRGAGSFASERTDEDYQREWGQNKAGSYADSHSNGANLQLQRDVPSAGSTTGIHKNRGVDVGGSSEQHYRSGGSYGFRNSHQPYTGARANNETSGYNASQPYRGSGAYSQQGLGGYFPNDRQQYNGTEANSTYCSGYNSQSNQKIYEGEGANYGQYGYGPSGQACPNPIGNNQRVQKQQYVDHRSGGSYPDRSGNHPSQYVNPTHFYKEHVAGFQQGNNSNFGYNASQAYQSPHFTTQADTHSTPQGYSMYLNTDAQHLSHGVHQENHSHAQSAGSFGNHLNSAPHEDDKYHQSLQGNPSNAGSPYEVPKAGSKHKGTVEELEKFCEDGNLKEALEVLALLKENRIVLHAPQYFRLMQACGDATALSEARLIHSQISESSLVIDTDFQNKILKMYAKCGSMEDAKKLFSSMDHHNLTSWNTMISGFVHNTLGEEAIDFFDRFKQTGGKPDLGMFRHVFLACGILGSVNEGMLHFESMQKDFGIHPTMEHYASIISMLGQSGYIAEAYEFVEQMPVEPSIEVWENLMNMCRLNGFLELGDRCAQIIERLDSSRLNEQSKMGLFPVDASDLAKEKESKKASVAEARSKVHEYRAGDRSHPDTPKIYEELRYLLAHMKEAGYIADTRFVLHDVDQETKEDALLAHSERLAISYGLVTSAPRSPIRVIKNLRSCGDCHTAFKIISKLVGRQIIARDAKRFHHFENGVCSCKDYW, encoded by the exons ATGCCGCACCAAACCCACGACGGCACCGCAGCAACCCATTCCACAGCCACGCGACGCACGGCCGACCTCAGGCAGCGCTTCTGCTTGGCGGCCGGGGCCAGCCGCCGCCTCGCCTTCGCGAGGGTTTTAGCGACGAAGAGAAAGGGGAGGAGGCGGTACAGAGGGAGAGGGTGGGAGATGGCTGCCATGGTTGGAGCGCGCAGGTCGCTCTTAGCCGCCCGGTTGTCCCCTCGCGGCGCCATCGCGGCGTCGGCCGCGCCAGCGCCCCTCTACCGGCGCGTGGATTCGCCGCCCAG ACTTCCAGCTGAAAGTGTTTGTCTCCAGTCTTGGGTTCCACATCGAGGGGCTGGCAGTTTTGCATCTGAACGGACTGATGAAGACTATCAGCGTGAATGGGGACAAAACAAAGCAGGTAGCTACGCTGACTCCCATTCAAATGGCGCTAACCTCCAACTTCAGAGAGATGTCCCTTCAGCTGGTTCCACAACAGGTATTCACAAAAATAGGGGTGTGGATGTTGGTGGTAGTTCTGAGCAACATTACAGAAGTGGTGGATCATATGGCTTTCGAAACAGTCATCAACCGTATACTGGTGCAAGAGCAAATAATGAGACATCGGGATATAATGCATCGCAACCTTACAGAGGTAGTGGTGCATACAGCCAGCAAGGCCTTGGTGGGTATTTTCCAAATGATCGTCAACAGTACAATGGCACAGAAGCTAATAGTACATATTGCTCTGGATACAACTCCCAAAGTAACCAGAAGATTTATGAAGGAGAAGGAGCTAATTATGGGCAGTATGGATATGGTCCTTCAGGACAAGCATGTCCAAACCCAATTGGAAATAACCAGCGAGTTCAAAAACAGCAATATGTTGATCATAGATCTGGGGGAAGTTATCCAGATAGATCGGGGAATCATCCCTCTCAGTATGTAAATCCAACTCATTTCTATAAGGAGCATGTTGCAGGGTTTCAGCAAGGCAACAATAGTAATTTTGGATATAATGCTTCGCAGGCGTATCAAAGCCCTCATTTCACTACGCAGGCTGATACACATAGTACTCCTCAAGGATATTCCATGTACCTAAATACAGATGCACAACACCTCTCTCATGGAGTTCATCAAGAAAACCATTCACATGCACAATCTGCCGGATCATTTGGGAACCACTTAAACAGTGCACCTCATGAAGATGACAAATATCACCAGTCGCTACAGGGCAACCCTTCAAATGCTGGATCGCCTTATGAAGTACCTAAAGCCGGCAGCAAACACAAAGGTACTGTTGAAGAACTGGAGAAGTTTTGTGAAGATGGCAATTTAAAAGAAGCTTTGGAAGTTTTGGCTTTGCTAAAGGAAAACAGAATTGTGCTACATGCTCCTCAGTACTTCAGATTGATGCAAGCATGTGGTGATGCAACTGCGCTCTCAGAAGCAAGGTTAATACATAGTCAAATTTCTGAATCATCACTTGTTATTGATACAGATTTTCAAAACAAAATTCTAAAGATGTATGCTAAGTGTGGTTCAATGGAAGATGCAAAGAAGCTTTTCAGTTCTATGGATCATCATAATTTGACTTCTTGGAACACTATGATCTCAGGTTTTGTGCATAATACCCTTGGTGAAGAAGCAATAGATTTTTTCGATCGGTTTAAGCAGACAGGGGGTAAGCCAGATCTTGGCATGTTCAGACATGTTTTCCTGGCCTGTGGAATTTTAGGATCTGTTAATGAAGGAATGTTGCATTTTGAATCCATGCAGAAAGATTTTGGCATACATCCCACTATGGAACATTATGCAAGCATTATTAGTATGCTTGGACAGTCTGGCTACATTGCTGAAGCCTATGAATTTGTGGAACAGATGCCTGTGGAACCAAGCATTGAGGTATGGGAAAATTTGATGAACATGTGTCGACTTAATGGCTTTTTAGAGCTTGGAGATCGTTGCGCTCAAATCATAGAGCGTTTGGATTCTTCTAGGCTGAATGAACAGTCTAAAATGGGTCTTTTCCCTGTCGATGCTTCAGACCTTGCGAAGGAAAAGGAAAGTAAAAAGGCAAGTGTCGCTGAAGCTCGGAGCAAGGTCCATGAATACAGAGCTGGAGACCGATCCCACCCTGACACTCCTAAGATCTATGAAGAGCTGAGGTACTTGTTGGCTCACATGAAAGAAGCTGGGTATATTGCTGACACTCGATTTGTTCTTCATGATGTTGATCAAGAAACCAAAGAGGATGCTTTACTGGCTCACAGTGAGAGGCTGGCTATCAGTTACGGTCTTGTAACAAGTGCTCCCCGCTCACCTATTCGAGTTATAAAGAATCTTCGGTCCTGTGGAGACTGTCACACGGCTTTCAAGATAATCTCGAAACTTGTTGGCCGTCAGATCATTGCAAGGGATGCAAAGAGGTTCCACCACTTTGAAAATGGTGTGTGCTCTTGCAAAGACTACTGGTAA